Proteins encoded by one window of Candidatus Binatia bacterium:
- a CDS encoding pirin family protein, which produces MITIRPGDKRGHAQHGWLESFHTFSFADYYDPAHMGFRQLRVINEDRVQPGRGFATHSHRDMEIITYVLEGALEHRDSLGNGSVIRPGDVQRMSAGTGITHSEHNHSQTDLLHFLQIWILPEGQGLAPGYEQCSFAVAERQRRLRLVASRDGRDGSVTVHQDVNLFAALLDRGDQVIHDLRPDRHAWLQVARGTVTLNDVSLSVGDGASVSDTSTLRISADTPAEILLFDLA; this is translated from the coding sequence ATGATCACCATCCGGCCAGGCGACAAACGCGGTCACGCGCAACATGGATGGCTCGAAAGCTTCCACACCTTCTCCTTTGCGGACTACTACGATCCAGCGCACATGGGCTTCCGCCAGCTCCGTGTGATCAACGAAGACCGAGTGCAGCCAGGCAGAGGCTTTGCGACCCACAGTCATCGCGACATGGAGATCATCACGTACGTCCTAGAGGGCGCGCTCGAACATCGGGATAGCCTCGGCAACGGCTCCGTGATTCGACCGGGCGACGTGCAGCGCATGAGCGCGGGGACAGGCATCACCCACAGCGAGCACAACCACTCGCAGACCGACTTGCTGCATTTCCTGCAGATCTGGATTCTACCGGAAGGCCAAGGGCTGGCACCGGGCTACGAACAGTGCAGCTTCGCGGTTGCGGAGCGGCAACGGAGGTTGCGCCTGGTCGCATCACGTGACGGGCGTGACGGCTCGGTGACGGTCCACCAGGACGTGAACCTCTTCGCCGCTCTTTTGGATCGCGGAGACCAGGTCATCCATGATCTCCGCCCCGACCGTCACGCTTGGTTGCAGGTCGCTCGTGGCACGGTCACACTCAACGACGTTTCACTCTCCGTTGGCGACGGTGCGTCAGTGAGCGACACCTCAACGCTCAGGATCAGCGCCGACACGCCTGCGGAGATTCTGCTGTTCGATCTGGCCTGA
- a CDS encoding FAD-dependent oxidoreductase has protein sequence MKLFERAKIGSMEVKNRIAMAPMGTSGLPDADFGYSRRLIDFYAARAKGGTGMIITGAAIVNTDIEGGIAHFLPRLTNPSFMGRLYELCNAMHHYGSKLVLQLTAGFGRVNYLEGNPIPPISASVLPCFYNPAISTRALTVEEIGQIVKSFATAAGMAKMAGVDGIEIQGYGGYLIDQFQTALWNKRTDAYGGDLNGRLRFTMELIGATRYAVGPDCPIIYKFTPDHYIPGGRRLEEGLELARRLEQAGVDALHIDGGCYEVWNRVIPSMYEKSGCQIALAEAVKRVVKLPVIAHGKLGDPAIARQVVEEGKADFVALGRPLLADPDWPKKAKDGRDDDIKPCIACNEGCLNPLHLSCAVNAQTGWEKEYAPTPIERKKSVLVIGGGPGGLEAARVAAARGCKVTLWEKSDRLGGKLRLAAAPDFKGNIKPLIRYLSTQVEKAGVKVELKKQVTPELVRKHKPDVVIVATGSQFKLPDVPGVRLGHVLSTVDLFEGTKSVGERVLVIGGGLCGSEAAAHLAQQGKQVTIVEMAGQLIPEGKNANTMLAIHTLLADSKVEVLTNTKLVKITTGGAVVERDGGQQELAADSIVIATGFQPDLTLRDALEEHAPEIVTIGDCVKPRNILNAIWDGFHAARVIE, from the coding sequence ATGAAGCTGTTCGAGCGAGCCAAAATCGGAAGCATGGAGGTCAAGAACAGAATTGCCATGGCTCCGATGGGAACGAGCGGGCTCCCGGATGCCGATTTCGGCTACTCCCGCCGGTTGATCGACTTCTATGCTGCTCGGGCCAAGGGTGGCACGGGCATGATCATCACCGGCGCCGCCATCGTCAACACCGACATCGAAGGCGGCATCGCTCACTTCTTGCCCCGGCTCACCAACCCTTCCTTCATGGGACGCTTGTACGAGTTGTGCAACGCCATGCATCACTACGGTTCGAAGCTCGTCCTACAACTGACGGCCGGCTTCGGCAGAGTGAATTACCTCGAGGGCAATCCCATTCCCCCGATTTCGGCTTCCGTCCTGCCGTGCTTCTACAATCCAGCCATCTCGACGCGAGCGCTGACGGTCGAGGAAATCGGACAGATTGTGAAGTCCTTCGCGACGGCCGCTGGCATGGCGAAGATGGCCGGCGTTGACGGGATCGAGATTCAAGGGTACGGCGGCTACTTGATCGATCAGTTCCAGACGGCACTGTGGAACAAGCGCACCGATGCGTACGGCGGTGACCTGAACGGCAGACTGCGGTTCACCATGGAACTCATCGGCGCCACCCGATACGCGGTGGGCCCGGATTGCCCGATCATCTACAAGTTCACCCCCGACCATTACATCCCCGGCGGGCGCAGGCTCGAAGAAGGCCTGGAGCTTGCCCGACGGCTGGAGCAGGCCGGGGTCGATGCGCTGCACATCGATGGCGGCTGCTACGAAGTGTGGAACCGCGTCATCCCGAGCATGTACGAGAAGTCCGGCTGCCAGATCGCCTTGGCCGAAGCCGTGAAACGCGTCGTCAAGCTCCCGGTCATCGCGCACGGAAAGCTGGGAGATCCCGCGATTGCCCGTCAGGTCGTGGAAGAAGGCAAGGCGGACTTCGTTGCACTGGGGCGGCCCCTGCTGGCCGATCCGGACTGGCCCAAGAAGGCCAAAGACGGCCGGGACGATGACATCAAGCCGTGCATCGCCTGCAACGAGGGCTGTCTCAATCCGTTGCATCTCAGCTGCGCGGTGAACGCTCAGACCGGCTGGGAAAAGGAGTACGCACCCACACCGATTGAGCGGAAGAAATCCGTGCTCGTCATCGGCGGCGGGCCCGGTGGACTGGAAGCGGCTCGGGTGGCAGCGGCCCGCGGGTGTAAGGTGACGCTGTGGGAGAAGAGCGACCGGCTGGGCGGGAAACTGCGACTCGCTGCCGCCCCGGACTTCAAGGGCAACATCAAGCCGTTGATCCGATATCTCTCAACACAGGTCGAGAAAGCCGGCGTCAAGGTCGAACTCAAGAAGCAAGTCACTCCCGAGCTGGTTCGGAAGCACAAGCCTGACGTGGTGATCGTCGCCACCGGTTCGCAGTTCAAGCTGCCGGACGTTCCCGGCGTACGACTCGGTCACGTCTTGAGCACCGTGGACCTGTTCGAAGGGACAAAGTCGGTCGGAGAACGCGTGCTCGTGATCGGCGGCGGCTTGTGCGGCAGCGAGGCCGCCGCCCACCTGGCGCAACAGGGGAAACAGGTCACCATCGTCGAAATGGCGGGCCAATTGATCCCGGAAGGAAAGAACGCCAACACCATGCTGGCGATTCACACGTTGCTGGCCGACAGCAAGGTGGAGGTGCTGACGAACACGAAGCTCGTCAAGATCACCACAGGCGGGGCAGTGGTGGAACGTGATGGCGGCCAGCAAGAACTGGCAGCGGACTCCATCGTGATCGCTACGGGATTTCAGCCGGACCTCACTCTGCGTGATGCGCTCGAAGAGCACGCACCGGAGATCGTTACCATTGGCGACTGCGTCAAGCCACGCAACATCCTCAACGCCATCTGGGACGGTTTCCACGCCGCCCGGGTAATTGAGTGA